From Candidatus Deferrimicrobium sp., a single genomic window includes:
- a CDS encoding aminoglycoside phosphotransferase family protein: MTEGIDLAALRAGLAALFPAADPTSARISELAGDASTRRYYRVRIEAGAPLSSVVVMRYPGEMTPETELPFLNVHRYLTAAGVPVPAVYRSDPEANLLFLEDAGDTMLEDAVRGHGVRPCLPLYEQCVEILVRIQSEGTRALDGKAIPRRLSFDVAKFADEIDFFFRHAVREFGGIRLSDREEREIGDLFLPFLEQLSAFPRVLAHRDYHSRNVMVLGSAMTPGHRNLRVLDFQDARMGNVFYDLASLLRDSYVTLPEDAVEDLRYAWRHAATAELRGAAGDPGAFAWRFDLAALQRNVKAIGTFGNQAHNRGKRIYLRFIPPTVAHLRGNFERNRPMRALAKKLLPILSALAERSTEEGPA, from the coding sequence TTGACGGAAGGGATCGACCTCGCGGCGCTGCGCGCCGGGCTTGCCGCCCTGTTTCCCGCCGCGGACCCGACCTCGGCCAGGATTTCCGAACTCGCGGGGGACGCCTCCACACGCCGCTACTACCGTGTCCGCATCGAAGCGGGCGCTCCTCTCTCCTCCGTCGTCGTGATGCGGTACCCGGGCGAGATGACGCCGGAGACGGAACTTCCCTTCCTGAACGTCCACCGTTACCTGACGGCCGCCGGAGTCCCCGTCCCGGCCGTGTACCGGTCCGACCCGGAGGCGAACCTCCTCTTCCTCGAAGACGCGGGGGACACGATGCTGGAGGACGCGGTTCGCGGCCATGGAGTGCGCCCCTGCCTGCCGCTTTACGAGCAGTGCGTCGAGATTCTGGTACGGATCCAGTCCGAGGGTACACGCGCGCTCGACGGCAAGGCGATCCCCAGGCGCCTCTCCTTCGACGTCGCGAAGTTCGCCGATGAGATCGACTTCTTTTTCCGGCACGCCGTGCGGGAATTCGGCGGGATCCGGTTGTCCGACCGGGAGGAGCGGGAGATCGGGGATCTCTTCCTTCCGTTCCTCGAACAGCTGTCCGCCTTCCCGCGTGTGCTCGCCCACCGGGACTACCACAGCCGGAACGTGATGGTACTCGGATCCGCGATGACCCCCGGCCACCGGAACCTGCGGGTCCTCGACTTCCAGGACGCACGGATGGGAAACGTCTTCTACGACCTGGCCTCGCTGCTGCGCGACTCCTACGTCACCTTGCCGGAGGATGCTGTCGAGGATCTTCGCTACGCCTGGCGGCACGCCGCCACGGCGGAGCTGCGCGGCGCCGCGGGGGACCCCGGCGCCTTCGCCTGGCGATTCGATCTGGCCGCGCTTCAACGCAACGTGAAAGCGATCGGGACCTTCGGCAACCAGGCGCATAACCGCGGAAAGAGGATCTACCTTCGCTTCATCCCGCCGACGGTCGCCCACCTGCGGGGGAACTTCGAACGGAATCGGCCGATGCGCGCCCTCGCGAAAAAGCTCCTCCCGATCCTGTCGGCGCTGGCTGAAAGGTCGACGGAGGAAGGACC